The following is a genomic window from Pseudomonadota bacterium.
AAAAATGGCAAAGAAAGTGATAGGTATAGACCTTGGAACCACCAACTCTGTAGTAGCTATAATGGAAGGTGGTGACCCGAAGGTTATAATCAATGAAGAGGGTAACAGGCTTACACCAAGTGTTGTAGCCTTCACAAAGGATGGGGAGATACTTGTGGGACAGACTGCAAAAAGACAGGCTATTACAAACCCTGAAAATACAATATTTTCAATAAAGAGGTTTATGGGGAGAAGATACAATGAGGTCCAGGGAGAAATAAAAACCGTGCCCTATAAGGTAATAAGCGATCAGGAAGGAAATGTCAGGGTGGAGGTGAGGGGCAAACAGTATACCCCTCAGGAAATTTCCGCCTTTGTGCTTCAAAAATTGAGAAAGTCGGCCGAGGCCTACCTCGGCCGGACAATAGAGGATGCGGTAGTTACGGTACCTGCATACTTTAACGACTCCCAGAGACAGGCTACGAAGGATGCAGGAAGGATTGCAGGTTTGAATGTTCTCCGCATTATCAATGAACCAACAGCATCTGCCCTTGCGTATGGACTTGACAAAAAGAAGGATGAGACGATAGCGGTATATGACTTCGGTGGAGGTACATTTGATATCTCAATACTGGAGGTTGGTGATAATGTTGTTGAGGTTAAGTCTACGAACGGTGATACCCATCTTGGCGGCGATGATATAGACCAGAAGGTGATAGACTGGATCGTAACCGAGTTCAAGAAGGATCAGGGTATTGACCTTTCACAGGATAAGATGGCATTACAGAGATTGAAAGAGGCTGCAGAAAGGGCAAAGATAGAACTATCAACGGCAATCGAAACAGAGATAAACCTTCCCTTTATCACTGCGGACAGCGCGGGCCCAAAGCATCTCAACATGAAGCTTAGAAGGGCAGAGCTCGAGAGGCTTGCCGATGATATTATGCAGAGGTCTGTTGAACCATGTAGAATGGCATTGGAAGACGCAAAACTGAGTTCCAGTAAAATAGATGAGGTTGTGCTGGTAGGTGGTTCAACAAGAATACCGAAGGTACAGG
Proteins encoded in this region:
- the dnaK gene encoding molecular chaperone DnaK gives rise to the protein MAKKVIGIDLGTTNSVVAIMEGGDPKVIINEEGNRLTPSVVAFTKDGEILVGQTAKRQAITNPENTIFSIKRFMGRRYNEVQGEIKTVPYKVISDQEGNVRVEVRGKQYTPQEISAFVLQKLRKSAEAYLGRTIEDAVVTVPAYFNDSQRQATKDAGRIAGLNVLRIINEPTASALAYGLDKKKDETIAVYDFGGGTFDISILEVGDNVVEVKSTNGDTHLGGDDIDQKVIDWIVTEFKKDQGIDLSQDKMALQRLKEAAERAKIELSTAIETEINLPFITADSAGPKHLNMKLRRAELERLADDIMQRSVEPCRMALEDAKLSSSKIDEVVLVGGSTRIPKVQEIVKNFFGKEPHKGVNPDEVVALGAAVQAGVLAGEVKDVLLLDVTPLSLGIETLGGVMTKIIERNTTIPTKKSQIFTTAEDSQTSVEIHVLQGERELARDSRTLGRFHLIGLPPAPRGMPQIEVTFDIDANGILHVSAKDLATGKEQNITITASTGLNEQEIQKMVKDSEVHAEEDRKKKQEIELRNQLDNLVYTTEKTLNENKDKLGSDDIKNMEDALTPAKDALKSGESERIKGALDDLTKASHKLAEVLYRKTAESTSKGPGPEEGKPRGGTKGDDDVVDAEFEDVKK